The DNA segment AAGGCGGCCTTGATGGCCCATTTGAGCAATCCACCGGCAGAGCCAAGATCGTCGATGGCACTGGCGGAGCCCAGCTTAAGGTCAGTTTCTTTGGCCCGTTTTACGGCGATTACTGGGTGCTGGACCGCGGAGAGGTGGGATCGGACGGCGCCTATCCGTGGTCGATCGTCGGCGAACCCAGCGGGCGCTACCTCTGGATACTGACCCGCGAGGCACGGCCCGACGCCGCCAAACGCGCCATGTTGGAGGCCCGCGTTCGCGAGCTTGGCTATGACTGGAGCCTCGTGCGCTTTACCCAGCATGCGACACCCGCCGAGTGAGCATGACCTCGCCCTTCATCTCCATCCTGATCGACGCCGATGCCTGTCCGGTGAAGGACGAAGTGTACCGCGTTGCCGCCCGGTTCAAGGCTCCCCTGCCAGAGGCGCATGTGCGCGTGGTCAGCAACTCCCCCTTTCGCATTCCCGATAGCCCGCGTGTGAAGCGCGTGGTGGTCGACGACAGCTTCGATGCGGCGGATGACTGGATTGCAGAGGAGGCGGTGCGCGTGTCGCCGCGCTGCGTGGTGATCACAGGCGACATCCCACTGGCGGACAGGTGTCTTAAGGCGGGCGCGCGCGTCCTGAAGCACAACGGCGATGAGTACACCCCCGCCAGCATCGGCGGCGCGCTGGCGACCCGCGCCATCATGGAGGACCTGCGCGCAGGGATGGACGGGATAGGCGGAGGACCGCCCCCATTCAGCAAGGCCGACCGCTCGCGCTTCCTGCAGTCGCTGGACCGGGTGATGATGGGGCTTTCTCGTTTGTAACGCACCCCATCCGGGGTGCGATGTCCTCGGGGAGTCTCTTGTTTGCTCATCGCATCCGCGACGCGATATCCTCGGGGAGTCTCTTGTTTGCGCGTCGCATCCGCGACGCGATATCCTCGGCCCTTGCGGGCCTGCGGGCGCCCGGTCGGGCTTGCGGTCAGCGGAGCTGACCGGGGGTTGTGAAGTCCAACATTGCACTTGCTGCGTTTCCAAGCACTTAGCCGAGACATGGACCGCATGTTACACGGTCCGGAGGTGAAAACGCTTGGCTCCTCGCAAGCACTGAAAACGCGGTTTTTGGGAGGGGTAAATTGGGGACGAGCCATCTGCGAGTT comes from the Erythrobacter sp. Alg231-14 genome and includes:
- a CDS encoding lipocalin family protein, producing MTAFQLASRPFRPLLLGLACIAVSACVGSPGPVGNIAVPTPAKPVAIDAYLGTWFEYARYEAPFQTGCEGVTAEYSLRETSGDARIRVVNSCYKGGLDGPFEQSTGRAKIVDGTGGAQLKVSFFGPFYGDYWVLDRGEVGSDGAYPWSIVGEPSGRYLWILTREARPDAAKRAMLEARVRELGYDWSLVRFTQHATPAE
- a CDS encoding DUF188 domain-containing protein produces the protein MTSPFISILIDADACPVKDEVYRVAARFKAPLPEAHVRVVSNSPFRIPDSPRVKRVVVDDSFDAADDWIAEEAVRVSPRCVVITGDIPLADRCLKAGARVLKHNGDEYTPASIGGALATRAIMEDLRAGMDGIGGGPPPFSKADRSRFLQSLDRVMMGLSRL